A DNA window from Pseudomonas tohonis contains the following coding sequences:
- a CDS encoding sigma-E factor negative regulatory protein has protein sequence MSREALQESLSAVMDNEADELELRRVLASSGDEELRSTWSRYHIARAVMHKELIEPRLDIAAAVSAALADEALPAQATRGPWRSLGRLAVAASVTLAVLAGVRMYNQDEVGAQQLAQQSAPQPVISAPQASKDTVLAGYSTDSQGVRPPLSGAAQATSGWHDQRLPAYLRQHAQQAAMSGTDSALPYARAASLESR, from the coding sequence ATGAGTCGTGAAGCCCTGCAGGAATCGCTGTCCGCGGTAATGGATAACGAAGCGGATGAACTGGAGTTGCGACGTGTGCTCGCGTCCAGCGGCGATGAGGAGCTCCGTTCCACCTGGTCTCGCTACCATATAGCGCGTGCCGTCATGCACAAGGAACTGATCGAGCCGCGCCTCGACATCGCCGCCGCGGTTTCCGCCGCGCTGGCTGATGAGGCGCTGCCGGCCCAGGCCACTCGTGGTCCTTGGCGTAGTCTTGGCCGCCTGGCGGTTGCCGCTTCGGTGACGCTGGCCGTGCTCGCTGGGGTGCGCATGTACAACCAGGACGAGGTGGGTGCTCAGCAGTTGGCCCAGCAAAGCGCTCCGCAGCCGGTGATCAGTGCGCCGCAAGCCAGCAAGGACACAGTTCTTGCCGGTTACAGCACTGACTCCCAAGGCGTGCGTCCGCCGCTGTCCGGTGCCGCGCAAGCGACCTCGGGTTGGCATGATCAGCGCCTGCCGGCCTACCTGCGCCAGCACGCCCAGCAGGCCGCCATGAGTGGGACTGACAGTGCGCTGCCCTATGCGCGTGCCGCCAGCCTG
- the rpoE gene encoding RNA polymerase sigma factor RpoE, which produces MLTQEQDQQLVERVQRGDKRAFDLLVLKYQHKILGLIVRFVHDAQEAQDVAQEAFIKAYRALGNFRGDSAFYTWLYRIAINTAKNHLVARGRRPPDSDVSAEDAEFYDGDHALKDNESPERALLRDEIEGTVHRTIQQLPEDLRTALTLREFDGLSYEDIASVMQCPVGTVRSRIFRAREAIDKALQPLLQES; this is translated from the coding sequence ATGCTAACCCAGGAACAGGATCAGCAACTGGTCGAACGGGTGCAGCGAGGCGACAAACGAGCTTTCGATCTTCTGGTGCTGAAGTATCAGCACAAGATTCTGGGTCTGATCGTGCGATTCGTCCACGACGCCCAGGAAGCTCAGGATGTTGCTCAGGAGGCCTTCATCAAGGCCTATCGCGCACTCGGGAATTTTCGCGGTGACAGCGCTTTCTACACATGGCTGTACCGCATCGCCATCAACACGGCGAAGAACCATCTGGTGGCGCGCGGTCGGCGCCCGCCGGATAGCGATGTAAGTGCCGAGGATGCGGAGTTCTACGATGGCGACCATGCCCTCAAGGACAACGAATCACCGGAACGGGCATTGCTGCGGGATGAGATCGAAGGCACCGTCCATCGGACCATCCAGCAATTGCCGGAAGATTTGCGTACTGCGCTGACTTTACGTGAATTCGATGGTCTGAGTTACGAGGACATTGCCAGCGTCATGCAATGTCCGGTTGGTACGGTTCGCTCGCGTATTTTCAGGGCGCGAGAAGCTATCGATAAAGCCCTGCAACCCCTGTTGCAGGAATCCTGA
- the nadB gene encoding L-aspartate oxidase, with protein MSQHFQHDVLVIGSGAAGLTLALTLPEHLRIAVLSKGDLSNGSTYWAQGGVAAVLDDTDTVDSHVEDTLVAGAGLCREDAVRFTVENSRQAIQWLIDQGVPFTREDENAREDGGFEFHLTREGGHSHRRIIHAADATGAAIFNTLLEQARRRPNIELLEQRVAVDLITERKLGLEGHRCLGAYVLNRASGEVDTYGARFTALASGGAAKVYLYTSNPDGACGDGIAMAWRAGCRVGNLEFNQFHPTCLYHPQAKSFLITEAVRGEGGLLKLPNGERFMQRFDPRAELAPRDIVARAIDHEMKRLGIDCVYLDISHKPAEFVKSHFPTVYERCLDFGIDITRQPIPVVPAAHYTCGGVVVDRDGHTDIPGLYAIGETSFTGLHGANRMASNSLLECFVYARAAAHDMLAQLDTIPLPARLPAWDASQVTDSDEDVIIAHNWDELRRFMWDYVGIVRTNKRLQRAQHRVRLLLSEIDEFYSNYKVSRDLIELRNLAQVAELMIESAMQRRESRGLHYTLDYPDQLPEARDTILAPPIYGD; from the coding sequence ATGAGCCAACACTTTCAGCACGACGTCCTGGTGATCGGCAGCGGTGCCGCCGGCCTCACCCTGGCGCTGACGTTGCCCGAGCACCTGCGCATCGCGGTATTGAGTAAAGGTGACCTTTCCAACGGGTCAACCTACTGGGCACAAGGGGGTGTGGCGGCGGTCCTGGACGACACCGACACCGTCGACTCCCATGTCGAGGACACCCTCGTCGCCGGCGCCGGCCTGTGCCGTGAAGACGCCGTGCGCTTCACCGTCGAGAACAGCCGCCAGGCGATCCAGTGGCTGATCGACCAGGGCGTGCCCTTCACCCGCGAGGACGAAAACGCCCGCGAGGACGGTGGCTTCGAATTCCACCTGACCCGCGAGGGCGGCCACAGCCATCGACGCATCATCCACGCCGCCGACGCCACTGGCGCCGCCATCTTCAACACCCTGCTGGAACAGGCCCGTCGGCGCCCGAACATCGAACTGCTGGAACAACGCGTCGCCGTCGACCTGATCACCGAGCGCAAGCTCGGCCTCGAGGGACATCGCTGCCTCGGCGCCTACGTGCTCAACCGCGCCAGTGGCGAAGTCGACACCTATGGCGCCCGCTTCACCGCCCTCGCCTCCGGCGGCGCGGCCAAGGTCTACCTCTATACCAGCAACCCCGACGGCGCCTGTGGCGACGGCATCGCCATGGCCTGGCGCGCCGGCTGCCGGGTGGGCAACCTGGAGTTCAACCAGTTCCACCCCACCTGCCTCTACCACCCGCAGGCCAAGAGCTTCCTCATCACCGAAGCGGTGCGCGGCGAGGGCGGCCTGCTCAAGCTGCCCAACGGTGAACGCTTCATGCAGCGCTTCGACCCCCGTGCCGAACTGGCCCCGCGCGACATCGTCGCCCGCGCCATCGACCACGAGATGAAGCGCCTGGGCATCGACTGCGTCTACCTGGACATCAGCCACAAGCCGGCCGAATTCGTCAAAAGCCACTTCCCGACCGTCTACGAGCGCTGCCTGGACTTCGGCATCGACATCACCCGCCAGCCGATCCCGGTGGTACCCGCCGCCCACTACACCTGCGGCGGCGTGGTGGTCGACCGCGATGGCCACACCGACATCCCCGGCCTCTATGCCATCGGCGAGACCAGCTTCACCGGCCTGCACGGCGCCAACCGCATGGCCAGCAACTCACTGCTGGAGTGCTTCGTCTACGCCCGCGCCGCCGCCCACGACATGCTCGCCCAACTCGACACCATCCCCCTGCCCGCCCGCCTCCCGGCCTGGGACGCCAGCCAGGTCACCGACTCGGACGAGGACGTGATCATCGCGCACAACTGGGACGAACTGCGGCGATTCATGTGGGACTATGTCGGCATCGTGCGCACCAACAAGCGCCTGCAACGCGCCCAGCACCGGGTGCGCCTGCTGCTCAGCGAGATCGACGAGTTCTATTCCAACTACAAGGTCAGCCGCGACCTGATCGAGCTGCGCAACCTGGCCCAGGTCGCCGAGCTGATGATCGAGTCGGCCATGCAACGCCGCGAAAGCCGCGGACTGCACTACACGCTCGATTATCCCGACCAGCTGCCCGAGGCCCGTGACACTATCCTGGCGCCACCCATCTATGGCGATTGA
- a CDS encoding protein YgfX has translation MSSPSSAFECHWRPSRRLLVLYLSLFSLALVAVACAELPRWAQLACLFACLAHAAWTLPRQVLLASASSIRGLRLDADGWRLRRHDGQWCAVRLSPDSLALPMVVLLVYRPEGAIMTRGLCIPADSLDERSHRRLRVHLRFNRHRWVAPG, from the coding sequence GTGTCCAGCCCAAGTAGCGCCTTCGAATGCCACTGGCGCCCTTCGCGGCGCCTGCTGGTGCTCTACCTGTCGCTGTTTTCTCTGGCGCTGGTCGCCGTGGCCTGTGCCGAGCTGCCCCGGTGGGCGCAGCTCGCCTGCCTGTTCGCCTGCCTGGCCCATGCGGCCTGGACATTGCCGCGCCAGGTGCTGCTGGCGTCTGCCTCATCCATCCGGGGTTTGCGCCTGGACGCCGACGGCTGGCGGCTGCGGCGCCACGACGGGCAATGGTGCGCCGTGCGCCTGAGCCCCGACAGCCTTGCATTGCCGATGGTGGTGTTGCTGGTCTATCGCCCCGAGGGCGCGATCATGACGCGGGGCCTGTGCATCCCCGCGGATTCACTCGATGAGCGGAGCCACAGGCGCCTGCGCGTGCACCTGCGTTTCAATCGCCATAGATGGGTGGCGCCAGGATAG
- a CDS encoding succinate dehydrogenase assembly factor 2, whose protein sequence is MADATELNRLFWHSRRGMLELDVLLVPFVREVYPSLDEADQARFRKLLECEDQDMFGWFMQRGEPEDSDLRYMVKMILDRVQPK, encoded by the coding sequence ATGGCCGACGCAACTGAACTGAACCGACTCTTCTGGCACAGCCGCCGCGGCATGCTGGAGCTCGATGTGCTGCTGGTACCTTTCGTCCGGGAGGTGTACCCGAGCCTCGATGAGGCGGACCAGGCGCGCTTCCGCAAGCTGCTCGAATGCGAGGACCAGGACATGTTCGGCTGGTTCATGCAGCGCGGTGAGCCGGAAGATTCCGACCTGCGGTACATGGTGAAAATGATCCTGGACCGTGTCCAGCCCAAGTAG
- a CDS encoding YgfZ/GcvT domain-containing protein, whose translation MADSAFFCPLTHEGLLAVRGVDAAKFLQGQVTCNLAYLDERTTSLGARCTPKGRMVSSFRILAEGDGFLLALDAGLLEAQLADLKKYAVFSKSTLGDESPDWVRFGLARGDDVLLGLGLELPQDADSVARANGLIALRLSDGRSELWAPRSEAEALRTRLAAHLPEAPLDAWLLAQVRAGVGQVFAATRELFIPQMINLQAVGGVSFKKGCYTGQEIVARMQYLGKLKRRLQRLALSAGERPAPGTELFSPVHSSSVGEVVLAAPTGQGFELLAVLQEDAVNDGRIHLGTADGPTLDLLTLPYTLDADREIQR comes from the coding sequence ATGGCCGACTCAGCATTCTTCTGCCCGCTCACCCACGAAGGCCTGCTCGCCGTACGTGGCGTGGACGCCGCCAAGTTCCTCCAGGGCCAGGTCACCTGCAACCTTGCCTACCTGGACGAGCGCACCACCAGCCTCGGCGCGCGCTGCACCCCCAAGGGCCGCATGGTCTCCAGCTTCCGCATCCTCGCCGAGGGCGACGGCTTCCTGCTGGCGCTCGACGCCGGGCTGCTGGAAGCGCAACTGGCGGACCTGAAGAAGTACGCCGTGTTCTCCAAGTCCACCCTCGGTGACGAAAGCCCCGACTGGGTGCGCTTCGGCCTCGCCCGCGGCGACGACGTGCTGCTGGGCCTGGGCCTCGAATTGCCGCAGGACGCCGACAGCGTCGCCCGCGCCAATGGCCTGATCGCCCTGCGCCTGTCCGACGGCCGCAGTGAACTCTGGGCCCCGCGCTCCGAAGCCGAGGCCCTGCGCACCCGCCTGGCCGCGCACCTGCCCGAGGCGCCCCTGGACGCCTGGCTGCTCGCCCAGGTCCGCGCCGGCGTCGGCCAGGTCTTCGCCGCCACCCGCGAGCTGTTCATCCCGCAGATGATCAACCTCCAGGCCGTCGGCGGCGTCAGCTTCAAGAAGGGCTGCTACACCGGGCAGGAAATCGTCGCCCGCATGCAGTACCTGGGCAAGCTCAAGCGCCGCCTGCAACGCCTCGCCCTGTCCGCCGGGGAACGTCCGGCGCCGGGCACCGAACTCTTCTCCCCCGTGCATTCGAGCAGCGTGGGCGAGGTGGTGCTGGCCGCACCGACAGGACAGGGATTCGAATTGCTCGCCGTACTCCAGGAAGATGCGGTGAATGACGGACGGATCCACCTGGGGACGGCCGATGGCCCAACCCTCGACCTGCTGACACTGCCCTATACCCTGGATGCCGACCGCGAGATTCAGCGCTAG
- a CDS encoding HDOD domain-containing protein: protein MSKLAERVQQDLINAIDNDELVLPTLPEVALKVREAAEDPDVSIPALSKVIGNDAALTARIIKVVNSPLLRTNKEITDLQMAISRLGINYTCNLATGLAMEQMFQATSDVVDRKMREVWNKSTEIAGICHVLCRHYTRLAPDQATLAGLVHQIGVLPILTYAEEHYELLADSISLNHVIERIHPIIGDRILRAWEFPEPIAQVPSQFLDFTRNSPKADYVDIVQVATLQSYLGSEHPYTQLDWSQIPAFAKLGLDPQVDMQADEDLSAAMEAAMGMLQ, encoded by the coding sequence ATGAGCAAGCTTGCAGAACGCGTCCAACAAGACCTGATCAACGCCATCGACAACGACGAGCTGGTCCTGCCCACCCTTCCCGAAGTCGCGCTCAAGGTGCGCGAAGCCGCCGAAGACCCGGATGTCAGCATCCCGGCCCTGTCCAAGGTGATCGGCAACGACGCCGCCCTCACCGCGCGCATCATCAAGGTGGTGAACAGCCCGCTGCTGCGTACCAACAAGGAAATCACCGACCTGCAGATGGCCATCAGCCGTCTCGGCATCAACTACACCTGCAACCTGGCCACGGGCCTTGCCATGGAGCAGATGTTCCAGGCCACCTCCGATGTGGTCGACCGCAAGATGCGCGAAGTGTGGAACAAGAGCACCGAGATCGCCGGCATCTGCCACGTGCTCTGCCGCCACTACACCCGCCTCGCCCCGGACCAGGCGACCCTGGCCGGCCTGGTGCACCAGATCGGCGTGCTGCCGATCCTCACCTACGCCGAGGAACACTACGAACTGCTGGCCGACTCCATCAGCCTCAACCACGTGATCGAGCGCATCCACCCGATCATCGGCGACCGCATCCTGCGTGCCTGGGAATTCCCCGAACCCATCGCCCAGGTGCCGAGCCAGTTCCTCGACTTCACCCGCAACTCGCCCAAGGCCGACTACGTCGACATCGTCCAGGTCGCCACCCTGCAGAGCTACCTGGGCAGCGAGCACCCCTACACCCAGCTCGACTGGAGCCAGATCCCGGCGTTCGCCAAGCTGGGCCTCGACCCGCAGGTGGACATGCAGGCCGACGAAGACCTCTCCGCCGCCATGGAAGCGGCCATGGGCATGCTGCAGTAA
- a CDS encoding substrate-binding periplasmic protein — protein MRALLLFLSLCLSGACAAQELRLTNGEWAPYLGAKLPHQGVASRIVAEAFALEGIDVRWEFYPWARALRLAERGERDGSAVWLRSAERDARFFVSDPVIESGYYLFHRKDLPLDWQRVEDLAGLRLGATLGYDYGEAFQRAEAEGRLQVQRLPSEEQGLRMLLAGRIDVFPVDKIVAIAMLQDNFTSAERARVSFHAQPLRSDTLHLLLSRTDPANAERMDRFNRGLARLRESGKVARYLLEAQQPLSMLP, from the coding sequence ATGCGCGCCCTACTCCTGTTCCTTTCCCTCTGCCTGAGCGGCGCCTGCGCCGCCCAGGAACTGCGCCTAACCAACGGTGAATGGGCGCCCTATCTCGGCGCGAAGCTGCCTCACCAGGGCGTCGCCTCGCGCATCGTCGCCGAAGCGTTCGCCCTCGAAGGGATCGATGTGCGCTGGGAGTTCTACCCCTGGGCCCGCGCCCTGCGCCTGGCCGAACGCGGCGAACGCGACGGCAGCGCGGTCTGGCTGCGCAGCGCCGAGCGCGACGCACGCTTCTTCGTCAGCGACCCGGTGATCGAGAGCGGCTACTACCTGTTCCACCGCAAGGACCTCCCGCTCGACTGGCAGCGGGTCGAAGACCTCGCCGGCCTGCGCCTCGGCGCTACCCTCGGCTACGACTATGGCGAGGCCTTCCAGCGCGCCGAGGCCGAGGGGCGCCTCCAGGTGCAGCGCCTGCCCAGCGAGGAACAAGGCCTGCGCATGCTGCTGGCCGGGCGCATCGACGTGTTCCCGGTGGACAAGATCGTCGCCATCGCCATGCTCCAGGACAACTTCACCAGCGCCGAGCGCGCTCGCGTCAGCTTCCATGCCCAACCGCTGCGCAGCGACACCCTGCACCTGCTGCTGTCGCGCACCGACCCGGCCAATGCCGAACGCATGGACCGCTTCAACCGGGGCCTGGCACGCCTGCGCGAGAGCGGCAAGGTCGCCCGCTACCTGCTCGAAGCCCAGCAACCGCTGAGCATGCTGCCCTAG
- a CDS encoding sensor histidine kinase, producing MREAGSLRGRLLRRLAALLAVLLLIGSLSAYFNARDAADTAYDRTLLASARAISAGLYEADGRLKADVPYVALDTFAYDSAGRIFYQVTDIEGKLVSGYENLPGPPSGTPRTDDYPALARFYDARYDGVDVRVVSLLRPVSEESINGMAEIRVAETEEARERLARGLLVDTLWRLAVMSLAALGLVWMVVSAALRPLNQLRNAVEERQADDLRPLPVVAVQTELKPLVDALNQFTERLRGLFQRQADFIADASHELRTPLAALKARVELGLREREPAQWYRTLEDTAANTDRLTHLANQLLSLARIESGARAIAEGGAERIELGALARELGMALAPLAHARGIALALEAEDMAWVMGEPTLLNELLSNLVDNALAHTPKGGNVTLRVLAPAVLEVEDDGSGIPAEDRDKVFERFYRRSPQVSGAGLGLAIVGEICRAHLADISLHDGVSGGLRVRVSFPPA from the coding sequence ATGCGTGAGGCCGGCAGCCTGCGCGGGCGGCTGCTGCGGCGCCTGGCCGCGCTGCTCGCGGTGCTGCTGCTGATCGGCAGCCTGAGTGCCTACTTCAACGCCCGCGATGCCGCCGACACCGCCTACGACCGCACCCTGCTGGCCTCGGCGCGGGCCATTTCCGCCGGGCTCTACGAGGCTGACGGCCGGCTCAAGGCCGATGTGCCCTACGTGGCCCTGGATACCTTCGCGTACGACAGCGCGGGGCGCATCTTCTACCAGGTGACCGACATCGAGGGGAAACTGGTTTCCGGCTACGAGAACCTGCCCGGCCCGCCCAGTGGGACGCCGCGCACCGACGACTACCCGGCCCTGGCGCGCTTCTACGATGCGCGCTACGACGGCGTCGACGTGCGCGTGGTGAGCCTGCTGCGGCCGGTGAGCGAGGAGAGCATCAACGGCATGGCGGAGATCCGCGTGGCCGAGACCGAGGAGGCCCGCGAGCGCCTGGCGCGGGGCCTGCTGGTGGATACCCTGTGGCGCCTGGCGGTGATGTCGCTGGCTGCCCTGGGGCTGGTCTGGATGGTGGTGAGCGCGGCCCTGCGCCCGCTGAACCAGCTGCGCAACGCCGTGGAGGAGCGCCAGGCCGATGACCTGCGCCCGCTGCCGGTGGTGGCGGTGCAGACCGAGCTGAAGCCGCTGGTGGATGCGTTGAACCAGTTCACCGAACGCCTGCGCGGGCTGTTCCAGCGCCAGGCGGATTTCATCGCCGATGCCTCCCACGAGTTGCGCACGCCGCTGGCGGCGCTCAAGGCGCGGGTGGAGCTGGGGTTGCGCGAGCGGGAGCCTGCGCAGTGGTATCGCACCCTGGAGGACACCGCCGCCAACACCGACCGGCTGACCCACCTGGCCAACCAGCTGCTGTCCCTGGCGCGCATCGAGAGCGGCGCGCGAGCCATCGCCGAGGGTGGGGCCGAGCGCATCGAGCTGGGCGCCCTGGCCCGTGAGCTGGGCATGGCCCTGGCGCCGCTGGCCCATGCGCGGGGCATCGCCCTGGCCCTGGAGGCGGAGGACATGGCCTGGGTGATGGGCGAGCCGACGCTGCTCAACGAGCTGCTCAGCAACCTGGTGGATAACGCCCTGGCGCACACGCCCAAGGGCGGCAATGTGACCCTGCGGGTGCTCGCGCCGGCGGTGCTGGAGGTGGAGGACGATGGCAGCGGCATCCCCGCCGAGGATCGCGACAAGGTGTTCGAACGCTTCTACCGGCGATCGCCGCAGGTCAGTGGCGCGGGGCTGGGCCTGGCGATAGTCGGGGAAATCTGCCGGGCGCACCTGGCGGACATCAGCCTGCATGACGGCGTCTCGGGTGGCTTGCGGGTGCGGGTCAGCTTTCCGCCGGCCTAG
- a CDS encoding response regulator codes for MRILLVEDHPQLAESVAQAFKAVGWTVDVLHDGVAADLALASEDYALAVLDVGLPRLDGFEVLARLRGRGKTLPVLMLTARGEVKDRVHGLNLGADDYLAKPFELSELEARVKALLRRSVLGGEQQQRCGPLLYDLGTRRFSLDDEVLTLTSREQAVLEVLIARPGRVMSKEQLASQVFGLDQEASPDAIEIYIHRLRKKLEGSAVRIVTFRGLGYLLEHQDA; via the coding sequence TTGCGAATCCTGCTGGTCGAAGACCACCCCCAACTGGCCGAGAGCGTCGCCCAGGCCTTCAAGGCCGTGGGCTGGACGGTGGACGTACTGCATGACGGCGTGGCCGCCGACCTGGCCCTGGCCAGCGAGGACTACGCCCTGGCGGTGCTCGACGTGGGGCTGCCGCGGCTGGATGGCTTCGAGGTGCTGGCGCGCCTGCGCGGGCGGGGCAAGACGCTGCCGGTGCTGATGCTCACCGCGCGTGGCGAGGTGAAGGACCGGGTGCATGGTCTCAACCTCGGCGCGGACGACTACCTGGCCAAGCCCTTCGAGCTGTCCGAGCTGGAGGCGCGGGTCAAGGCGCTGTTGCGGCGCAGCGTGCTCGGCGGCGAACAGCAGCAGCGCTGCGGGCCCCTGCTTTATGACCTGGGGACGCGGCGCTTCAGCCTGGACGACGAGGTGCTGACGCTCACCTCCCGCGAGCAGGCGGTGCTGGAGGTGCTGATCGCCCGGCCCGGTCGGGTGATGAGCAAGGAGCAGTTGGCTTCCCAGGTGTTCGGCCTGGACCAGGAGGCGAGCCCGGACGCCATCGAGATCTACATCCACCGCCTGCGCAAGAAGCTGGAAGGCAGTGCGGTGCGCATCGTCACCTTCCGTGGCCTCGGCTACCTGCTGGAACACCAGGATGCGTGA
- a CDS encoding OprD family porin encodes MLTASRQALPPVRTLTLALAGCTLAPFAQADFLKDSSATLEARNIYLNRDFRDGDGQSRRDEWAQGFILNIESGYTEGTVGFGLDALGMLGIKLDSGRGQSGTDLLPVQDDGGTPGEYGKLGLTAKVRVSRSELRLGSHIPELPVVKASDSRILPQVFEGGLLTSKEIEGLSFTGGRLREVKDRASTNSEDIALNNKNRRFASAASGSHFDLAGADYAFSKQLTGRYYFAELDDVYRQHFFGLLATQPLGAGTLSADLRYAISDDSGRADAGKVDNRALNGMLSYGQGSHKVGLGYQRMSGDTGFAYVDGSDPFLVNFVQINDFANADQRSWQARYDLDFAAMGVPGLSFMTRYITSDNAQVTNSAEEGREWERDVEFKYVVQSGTLKDLTFRARHAGFRSTFARDADELRLIVSYALPIW; translated from the coding sequence ATGCTCACTGCCTCCCGGCAGGCGCTGCCGCCTGTTCGCACCCTCACCCTCGCCCTCGCAGGCTGCACCCTCGCCCCCTTCGCCCAGGCCGACTTCCTCAAGGACAGCTCGGCGACCCTGGAAGCCCGCAACATCTACCTGAACCGCGATTTCCGTGACGGCGACGGCCAGTCCCGCCGCGACGAATGGGCCCAGGGCTTCATCCTCAACATCGAATCCGGCTACACCGAAGGCACCGTCGGCTTCGGCCTGGACGCCCTCGGCATGCTCGGCATCAAGCTCGACTCCGGTCGCGGCCAGAGCGGCACCGACCTGCTGCCGGTGCAGGACGACGGCGGCACCCCGGGCGAATACGGCAAGCTCGGCCTCACCGCCAAGGTGCGCGTCTCCAGGAGCGAGCTGCGCCTGGGCAGCCACATCCCCGAACTGCCGGTGGTCAAGGCCAGCGATAGCCGCATCCTGCCCCAGGTGTTCGAGGGCGGATTGCTCACCTCCAAGGAGATCGAAGGCCTCAGCTTCACCGGCGGTCGCCTGCGCGAGGTCAAGGACCGCGCCTCGACCAACTCCGAGGACATCGCCCTGAACAACAAGAACCGCCGCTTCGCCAGCGCTGCCAGCGGTTCGCACTTCGACCTCGCCGGCGCCGACTACGCCTTCAGCAAGCAGCTCACCGGGCGCTACTACTTCGCCGAGCTGGACGACGTCTACCGCCAGCACTTCTTCGGCCTGCTCGCCACCCAGCCCCTGGGCGCCGGCACCCTCAGCGCCGACCTGCGCTACGCCATCAGCGACGACAGCGGCCGCGCCGACGCGGGCAAGGTGGACAACCGCGCGCTCAACGGCATGCTCAGCTACGGCCAGGGCAGCCACAAGGTCGGCCTCGGCTACCAGCGCATGAGCGGCGACACCGGCTTCGCCTACGTCGATGGCAGCGACCCCTTCCTGGTCAACTTCGTGCAGATCAACGACTTCGCCAACGCCGACCAGCGCTCCTGGCAGGCCCGCTACGACCTGGACTTCGCCGCCATGGGCGTGCCCGGCCTGAGCTTCATGACCCGCTACATCACCAGCGACAACGCCCAGGTCACCAACAGCGCCGAGGAAGGCCGCGAGTGGGAGCGCGACGTCGAGTTCAAGTACGTGGTGCAGAGCGGCACGCTCAAGGACCTCACCTTCCGTGCCCGCCACGCCGGTTTCCGTTCCACCTTCGCCCGTGACGCGGACGAGCTGCGCCTGATCGTCAGCTACGCCCTGCCGATCTGGTGA
- a CDS encoding Bug family tripartite tricarboxylate transporter substrate binding protein yields MKIALTRLALLATGLLLSSQLLAEPKRPECIAPAAPGGGFDLTCKLAQSALMDAKLLSKPMRVTYMPGGVGAVAYNAVVAQRPGDAGTITAWSSGSLLNLAQGKFGRFDENAVRWLAGIGTSYGAIAVRNDSPYKNLDDLVKALKADPGKVVIGSSGTVGSQDWMQTALLAKAAGIEPRNLRYVALEGGGEIATALLGGHIQVGSTDISDSMPHILAGNMRILAVLSDERLPGDDKAGIPTAKEQGYDITWPVVRGFYLGPKVSDEDYAWWKAAFDQLLASEDFVKLRDQRELFPFAMTGPELDAYVKTRVAQYKQMAQEFGLTQ; encoded by the coding sequence ATGAAGATCGCCCTCACCCGCCTCGCCCTGCTCGCCACCGGCTTGCTGCTCTCCAGCCAGCTGCTGGCCGAGCCCAAGCGCCCCGAGTGCATCGCCCCGGCCGCGCCCGGCGGCGGCTTCGACCTCACCTGCAAGCTGGCGCAGAGCGCCCTGATGGACGCCAAGCTGCTGAGCAAGCCGATGCGCGTCACCTACATGCCCGGCGGCGTCGGCGCGGTGGCCTACAACGCCGTGGTCGCCCAGCGCCCCGGTGACGCCGGCACCATCACCGCCTGGTCCAGCGGCTCGCTGCTCAACCTCGCCCAGGGCAAGTTCGGGCGCTTCGACGAGAACGCCGTGCGCTGGCTGGCCGGCATCGGCACCAGCTACGGCGCCATCGCCGTGCGCAACGACTCGCCCTACAAGAACCTCGACGACCTGGTCAAAGCCCTCAAGGCCGACCCGGGCAAGGTGGTGATCGGCTCCTCCGGCACCGTCGGCAGCCAGGACTGGATGCAGACCGCCCTCCTGGCCAAGGCTGCCGGCATCGAGCCGCGCAACCTGCGCTACGTGGCCCTGGAAGGCGGCGGCGAGATCGCCACCGCCCTGCTCGGCGGGCACATCCAGGTCGGCAGCACCGACATCTCCGATTCCATGCCGCACATCCTCGCCGGCAACATGCGCATCCTCGCCGTGCTCTCCGACGAGCGCCTGCCCGGTGACGACAAGGCCGGCATCCCCACCGCCAAGGAGCAGGGCTACGACATTACCTGGCCGGTGGTGCGCGGCTTCTACCTGGGGCCCAAGGTCAGCGACGAGGACTACGCCTGGTGGAAGGCCGCCTTCGACCAGCTGCTGGCCTCCGAGGACTTCGTCAAGCTGCGCGACCAGCGCGAGCTGTTCCCCTTCGCCATGACCGGCCCGGAACTGGACGCCTACGTGAAGACGCGGGTCGCCCAGTACAAGCAGATGGCCCAGGAATTCGGCCTGACACAGTAA